The following coding sequences lie in one Hyalangium ruber genomic window:
- a CDS encoding CHAT domain-containing protein, producing the protein MEPPKTQRNGEASATRGASEPKAKETSLRSDGELRDLPPATATELPRAIRTVKLELLRHGPAHNHLLSPLTPYLALCGNHDAETVRVGVEHLDLLLRIQQLRYEMGPTMASVALREASEEVTRLLESIHSLTAELSTSDPEEGKRKIHLRIVLSASELAMLPFELAKAYTGLQGHGQFMSLQTVSPVCITREARRVAATTFDWPEQVRILVISAAPPPMAAVPLREHKQAIQQALQPYMVNRPGDEEFDKEFRRYVTLLPEASVASIQQAIAEACREGSIPYTHVHLLVHGFAVEGAIGETPKYGLAFHDSENPNKIDVVPGERLAAALIPLNAQYEKHSRSKPVVLTIASCDSANQGGVLAPGASVAHELHEHGIPLVIGSQFPLSFKGSVIMAEEIYTQLLRGTDPRDAIILLRKKLRALLPDSTHDWASLVVYAALPVDLDLQLKRVGFKRARDLLGAVMSRIDNFLEQTWQKQEGLEASRIRLPEFRQDLITAMQWLKDAAPTGGKGLEQVSALGVLASASKQVAGVIGLLLASLEEARNTSPASRRARTARAGRGPARTEAEPVKPEEDLRPEQLKKERRYYLEEAQQYYHSCYQQGGARDSWALVQYLAVTLALNPRAWEAQDFQDRWTAAAVMTRDALKAVELQHRFWALSSMVELMILAAAWEERDTCEQQALQYVQEMLELLRLSPSHYAFDAYSLHRQLRRYELWQWGTADMIEISKTLSRHMEDSGVEKYWIRGWPSASTLR; encoded by the coding sequence ATGGAGCCACCCAAGACCCAGCGCAACGGCGAAGCCTCGGCGACTCGCGGTGCGTCCGAGCCCAAGGCCAAAGAGACTTCCCTCCGCTCCGACGGCGAGCTCCGGGATCTGCCTCCCGCGACGGCGACCGAGCTTCCCCGCGCCATCCGCACCGTGAAGCTGGAGCTGCTTCGACACGGCCCGGCCCACAACCACCTGCTCTCCCCGCTGACCCCCTATCTGGCGCTGTGCGGCAACCATGACGCGGAGACCGTCCGCGTCGGGGTCGAGCACTTGGACCTCCTGCTGCGCATCCAGCAACTTCGCTACGAGATGGGGCCGACCATGGCCTCGGTGGCGCTGCGGGAAGCCTCCGAGGAAGTCACCCGCCTGCTGGAGTCCATCCACTCCCTCACCGCGGAGCTGTCCACTTCCGATCCAGAAGAGGGAAAGCGGAAGATTCACCTGCGCATCGTCCTGTCCGCGTCCGAGCTGGCGATGCTCCCCTTCGAGCTGGCCAAGGCCTACACGGGGCTCCAGGGACATGGGCAGTTCATGAGCCTCCAGACGGTGAGTCCCGTCTGCATCACCCGCGAGGCCCGCCGGGTTGCGGCGACCACCTTCGATTGGCCGGAACAGGTGCGCATCCTGGTCATCTCCGCGGCCCCGCCACCGATGGCGGCCGTGCCGCTCCGCGAGCACAAGCAGGCCATTCAACAGGCGCTGCAGCCGTACATGGTGAATCGTCCGGGGGACGAGGAGTTCGACAAGGAGTTCCGCCGCTACGTCACCCTCCTCCCGGAGGCGAGCGTGGCCTCCATCCAGCAGGCCATCGCGGAGGCCTGCCGGGAAGGCTCCATCCCCTACACCCATGTGCATCTGCTGGTGCATGGCTTCGCGGTGGAAGGTGCCATCGGAGAGACGCCCAAGTACGGGCTCGCCTTCCATGACTCCGAGAACCCGAACAAGATCGACGTCGTCCCCGGCGAGCGGCTCGCGGCGGCGCTGATTCCCCTCAACGCGCAGTATGAGAAGCACTCGCGGTCCAAGCCCGTCGTCCTGACGATCGCAAGCTGCGACAGTGCCAATCAGGGGGGAGTGCTCGCTCCGGGCGCCAGCGTTGCGCACGAACTGCATGAGCATGGCATCCCGCTGGTCATCGGCTCGCAGTTCCCCTTGTCCTTCAAGGGTTCGGTGATCATGGCGGAGGAGATCTACACCCAGCTCCTTCGCGGCACGGACCCTCGGGACGCCATCATCCTGCTGCGCAAGAAGCTTCGGGCCTTGCTGCCAGACTCCACTCACGACTGGGCCTCGCTGGTGGTGTACGCTGCGCTTCCCGTCGATCTCGACCTCCAGCTGAAGCGGGTCGGCTTCAAGCGGGCCCGGGACCTGCTGGGCGCGGTCATGTCCCGGATCGACAACTTCCTGGAGCAGACCTGGCAAAAACAGGAGGGCTTGGAAGCCTCTCGGATCAGACTCCCCGAGTTCCGTCAGGATCTGATCACCGCCATGCAGTGGCTGAAGGACGCGGCCCCTACGGGAGGCAAAGGCCTGGAGCAGGTCTCGGCACTCGGAGTCCTGGCGAGCGCCAGCAAGCAGGTGGCGGGGGTCATCGGGCTGTTGCTCGCCTCGTTGGAAGAAGCCCGAAACACCTCGCCCGCGTCCCGGAGGGCGCGTACAGCCCGAGCGGGACGTGGGCCGGCGCGCACCGAGGCGGAGCCCGTGAAGCCCGAAGAGGACCTTCGCCCGGAGCAGCTGAAGAAGGAACGGCGCTATTACCTGGAGGAGGCCCAGCAGTACTACCACTCCTGCTACCAGCAAGGAGGAGCGCGGGACTCTTGGGCCCTGGTCCAATACCTGGCCGTCACCCTGGCGTTGAATCCCCGAGCGTGGGAGGCGCAGGACTTCCAGGACCGATGGACCGCCGCGGCCGTCATGACTCGCGACGCCTTGAAGGCGGTGGAGCTCCAGCATCGCTTCTGGGCGCTGTCCAGCATGGTCGAGCTGATGATCCTGGCCGCCGCCTGGGAGGAGCGCGACACGTGCGAGCAACAGGCCCTTCAGTACGTTCAGGAGATGCTCGAACTCCTCCGACTCAGCCCCAGCCACTACGCCTTCGATGCGTACAGCCTGCATCGACAGCTGCGTCGCTACGAGCTGTGGCAGTGGGGAACCGCTGACATGATCGAGATCAGCAAGACGCTGTCCCGACACATGGAAGACTCCGGCGTCGAGAAGTACTGGATCCGGGGCTGGCCAAGTGCATCCACTTTGAGGTGA